In a single window of the Eleginops maclovinus isolate JMC-PN-2008 ecotype Puerto Natales chromosome 6, JC_Emac_rtc_rv5, whole genome shotgun sequence genome:
- the LOC134866310 gene encoding arylsulfatase I-like, which produces MRAAAAAAAALAVLSVFCGLDQLSAQRAKPNQNQTDRNTQTDETEVKKKKQPHIIFILIDDQGFNDIGYHNPTIKTPTLDKLAAEGVTLENYYVQPICTPSRSQLLTGRYQIHTGLQHSIIRPSQPSCLPAHMDTLPERLREAGYSTHMVGKWHLGFYRKACLPTRKGFDSFFGSLTGSVDYYSYGSCDGPGLCGYDLHEDESVAWGQEGKYSTTLFTQRARKILETHDPTDRPLFLLLSLQAVHTPLQTPKSYIYPYRDMDNIARRKFAAMVSTVDEAVRNVTYALRKLGYYRNSVIIYSTDNGAQPFTGGSNWPLRGRKGTYWEGGVRGVAFVHSPLLKRRRRVSKALLHITDWFPTLVGLAGGNTSQSRGLDGFDVWPTISEGKESPRQEILHNIDPLHKPPSQTMKWDVSTERAKANKKKGPKKKKILKQKPKQKSAFRVKKPPTFTHHAAKPEPKLKTNPIPKQKLKPVPEPKLQPVQKSKPKPTTRTKVYPQTPRLPQYNPSGSGTSRPKPQPQIQPRLKRKSRRNTFQNFSQSRPPQRKSKTEHKLHFRSKSRRTSSQYLNTSRAAAPQPRFSFPSVWDASVQAAIRVGDWKLLTGDPGHGDWVPPQVMSTLPGRWWNLERPISPLPKSSSVRKNIWLFNITADPCERQDLAEQRPDVVRRLMVRLAFHNQTAVPVYFPPDDPRANPSRHSGAWVPWVEEEDDEEGKYHGVYKKGKNKKKRKKPKCPLCKLQSFFLKLNTGMMSNRI; this is translated from the exons ATGCGtgctgctgccgccgccgcCGCGGCTCTCGCTGTACTGAGTGTTTTCTGCGGCCTCGACCAACTGTCTGCACAACGGGCCAAACCAAACCAGAACCAGACTGACAGAAACACCCAGACTGATGAGACagaagtgaagaagaagaagcagccaCACATCATCTTTATCCTCATAGAcgaccag GGCTTCAACGACATCGGCTACCACAACCCCACCATCAAGACCCCCACTCTGGACAAGCTGGCGGCGGAGGGCGTGACTCTGGAGAATTACTACGTGCAGCCGATCTGCACGCCGTCACGCAGCCAGCTGCTCACCGGCAG ATATCAGATCCACACAGGCCTGCAGCACTCCATCATCAGACCCAGCCAGCCCAGCTGTCTGCCCGCTCACATGGACACGCTGCCCGAGAGGCTCCGCGAGGCCGGCTACTCCACACACATGGTGGGCAAGTGGCACCTGGGCTTCTACAG gaagGCTTGCCTGCCCACCAGAAAGGGCTTTGACAGTTTCTTTGGAtctctgacaggaagtgtggaTTACTACAG CTACGGGTCGTGCGACGGCCCCGGGTTGTGTGGGTACGATCTGCACGAGGACGAGAGCGTGGCGTGGGGCCAGGAAGGGAAATACTCCACAACGCTTTTCACACAGAGAGCTCGCAAGATCCTGGAGACTCACGACCCCACGGACAGGCCgctcttcctgctgctctccCTGCAG GCAGTCCACACTCCCCTGCAGACTCCCAAGTCCTACATCTACCCATACCGGGACATGGATAACATCGCCCGGAGGAAGTTTGCCGCCATGGTGTCCACGGTGGACGAGGCGGTGCGAAACGTCACCTACGCCCTGAGAAAGTTGGGATACTACAGGAACAGCGTCATCATCTACTCCACCGACAACGGGGCCCAGCCGTTCACAGGAGGCAGCAACTGGCCGCTGCGGGGGAGAAAG GGTACATATTGGGAAGGGGGAGTCCGTGGAGTGGCGTTTGTCCACAGCCCCCTGTTGAAACGCAGGAGGCGGGTCTCCAAAGCTCTGCTGCACATCACCGACTGGTTCCCCACTCTGGTGGGCCTCGCCGGGGGGAACACCAGCCAG AGTCGGGGCCTGGATGGATTCGACGTCTGGCCCACCATCAGCGAGGGGAAGGAGTCGCCCCGTCAGGAGATCCTTCACAACATCGACCCTCTGCACAAACCCCCGTCGCAAACCATGAAGTGGGACGTCAGCACGGAGAGAGCTAAGG caaataaaaaaaaaggcccaaagaagaagaagatcctGAAGCAGAAACCGAAGCAGAAGTCAGCGTTTAGGGTGAAGAAACCTCCAACGTTTACCCATCATGCAGCTAAACCTGAACCCAAACTTAAAACCAATCCCATTCCCAAACAAAAACTGAAGCCTGTTCCCGAACCGAAGCTTCAGCCCGTTCAAAAATCAAAACCCAAACCCACAACCAGGACAAAGGTTTACCCCCAGACCCCGAGACTGCCACAATACAATCCATCGGGTTCGGGAACATCTCGCCCTAAACCTCAGCCTCAGATCCAGCCACGCTTAAAGCGAAAATCCAGGAGGAACACGTTCCAGAACTTTTCCCAATCAAGACCGCCTCAACGTAAATCCAAGACAGAGCACAAATTGCATTTCAGGTCAAAGTCCAGGAGGACGTCCTCCCAGTACCTCAACACGTCTCGGGCAGCAGCGCCGCAGCCCCGGTTCAGTTTCCCGTCAGTGTGGGACGCGTCGGTCCAGGCTGCCATCAGAGTGGGAGACTGGAAGCTGCTGACAGGAGACCCGGGCCACGGAGACTGGGTCCCGCCACAG GTTATGTCCACTCTCCCTGGTCGCTGGTGGAACCTGGAACGTCCCATCTCCCCTCTCCCTAAATCGTCCTCCGTCCGGAAGAACATCTGGCTCTTCAACATCACGGCGGACCCCTGCGAGCGGCAGGACTTAGCGGAGCAGAGACCGGACGTCGTGCGGCGGCTCATGGTTCGACTGGCCTTCCACAACCAAACGGCCGTGCCCGTTTATTTCCCGCCCGACGACCCGCGAGCCAATCCCAGCAGGCACAGCGGGGCCTGGGTTCCCTgggtggaggaagaggacgacGAGGAGGGGAAATATCACGGAGTGTACAAGAAAgggaagaacaagaagaagaggaagaagccaAAGTGCCCGCTGTGCAAACTGCAGTCGTTCTTTCTGAAACTGAACACCGGGATGATGTCCAATCGGATCTGA
- the LOC134866569 gene encoding ABC transporter F family member 4-like isoform X2, which translates to MASEEDTALLFLIFQHLKVNGYKKAAKVLEKHIAQVETPDETHNLHDIYTGWMKLCSLAQDAKQESEDVATLKKNGIKPEPATSEEEDVADGKLNNIPEENHVDAKPAPESKTDVEASAESASEQLLHPAGETQTTNPGSEEGEKKEEEETTADEESAPVEVSPEESRGAEEEVGAPDAALTSGEELTQETEAATDEASALDQTAVNLTEASEEGSAAEIEPDTSELTAPETNEQQDETEAPPPTDAVSENPQEEDEKTSKDADLPSPLTPEDQTKTPEEPDSETEKATMEAAEEQVEPEVSIILNIAEEEEAADSCKDAVTPKRKKKRKSKTDVDTPTEDTTPDASSDASLSAKKRKRNKKKPEEEAEEEEEQKEKQQEEEMPQVTPSEKKKKAKKRKMEQDAVEEEGTAVTPSENKIKNKKRKAKAVGGEEESEVTVVVEEEEESLVSPAETTEEKKKKKKKRKVDGQEEVPSEDKPAGGDEETEKEPEATDADSSLLTTGKKKKRLRKKPSLKKRLRIQKQEEVKVTLQKKKEKKQKQIPQAAEETPEAAEQHEDDETPKKKIKMNTDQENNSSKENKPPKKKKKQQQQQKKKGSVTEDESEAVSAELPEVDSSPLPKKKIKKKKKGEEEEETAETPDISAKKKKKNRAKAEPAAEQQTPQARSAKKKSPWKKIFSD; encoded by the exons ATGGCTTCAGAGGAAGACACCGCTTTGCTGTTTCTCATCTTCCAGCACCTGAAGGTGAACGGATACAAGAAAGCTGCCAAGGTGCTGGAGAAACACATTGCTCAG GTGGAAACTCCAGACGAAACCCACAACCTTCATGATATCTACACAGGCTGGATGAA GCTGTGCTCTCTAGCTCAGGATGCCAAGCAGGAGTCCGAAGACGTCGCAACTCTGAAGAAGAACGGCATCAAACCAGAACCTGCCACCAGCGAAGAAGAAGATGTCGCAGATGGCAAACTCAACAACATCCCCGAGGAGAATCACGTGGATGCAAAACCTGCGCCTG AGTCCAAGACAGATGTTGAGGCGTCTGCAGAGTCCGCCTCTGAGCAGCTGCTCcatcctgcaggagaaacacaaacaacaaacccggggagtgaggaaggagaaaagaaagaggaggaggaaacgaCCGCAGACGAAGAG TCGGCTCCAGTTGAAGTGTCTCCTGAGGAATCTCGAGGGGCAGAGGAAGAGGTCGGGGCCCCTGATGCTGCTCTGACCTCCGGAGAGGAGCTGACGCAG GAGACGGAAGCAGCCACAGATGAAGCCTCTGCATTGGACCAGACAGCTGTCAATCTAACTGAGGCCTCAGAAGAAGGCAGCGCTGCAGAG ATTGAGCCCGACACATCAGAGCTGACGGCTCCGGAGACCAATGAGCAGCAGGATGAGACTGAAGCCCCGCCCCCTACAG ACGCTGTTTCTGAAAACCCACAAGAGGAAGACGAGAAGACATCTAAG GACGCTGACCTTCCATCCCCACTGACACCTGAAGACCAGACGAAGACCCCCGAGGAACCAGACTCTGAAACCG aaaaggCAACTATGGAGGCAGCAGAGGAGCAGGTAGAACCAGAAGTCTCCATCATCCTCAACAtcgcagaggaagaggaggcggcAGACTCCTGCAAAGACGCTGTAACTccgaagaggaagaagaaaaggaagagcaAAACCGACGTAGACACGCCGACTGAAGATACCACACCCGATGCATCCAGTGACGCTTCTCTGAGTgccaagaagagaaagaggaacaaAAAGAAACCTGAGGAGGAGgccgaggaagaggaggagcagaaggagaaacaacaggaagaggaaatgcCTCAGGTCACGCcatcagagaagaagaagaaggctaagaaaaggaaaatggagCAGGATGCAGTGGAAGAAGAAGGAACTGCCGTCACgccttcagaaaataaaataaaaaataaaaagagaaaagcaaaagctgttggaggagaggaggagagcgaGGTTactgtggtggtggaggaggaggaggagagtctCGTGAGTCCAGCTGAAAcgacagaggagaagaagaagaagaaaaagaagagaaaggtaGACGGTCAAGAGGAGGTGCCATCTGAGGACAAACCAGCAGGGGGCGAtgaagagacagagaaggagcCGGAGGCCACAG ACGCAGACTCCTCTCTGCTCACGACGGGCAAAAAGAAGAAGCGTCTCCGGAAGAAACCGAGTCTGAAGAAGAGGCTGAGGATCCAGAAGCAAGAGGAGGTGAAAGTGACTCTccagaagaaaaaggagaagaa ACAAAAACAGATCCCACAGGCAGCAGAGGAGACGCCTGAAGCAGCCGAACAACATGAAGATGACGaaacaccaaagaagaagatAAAAATGAACACGGATCAAGAAAATAATTcctcaaaggaaaacaaaccaccaaagaagaagaagaagcagcagcagcagcagaagaagaagggatCGGTGACGGAGGATGAAAGCGAGGCGGTGAGCGCTGAGCTTCCTGAAGTCGACTCGTCTCCTCTTCCGAAGAAGAagattaagaagaagaagaagggtgaggaagaagaggagactGCAGAGACCCCCGACATTTCTGCAAAGAAGAAGA AGAAGAACCGAGCAAAGGCAGAGCCGGCTGCAGAGCAACAAACTCCTCAGGCTCGCTCTGCG AAAAAGAAATCCCCTTGGAAGAAGATATTCTCTGATTAA
- the LOC134866569 gene encoding ABC transporter F family member 4-like isoform X1 → MASEEDTALLFLIFQHLKVNGYKKAAKVLEKHIAQVETPDETHNLHDIYTGWMKLCSLAQDAKQESEDVATLKKNGIKPEPATSEEEDVADGKLNNIPEENHVDAKPAPESKTDVEASAESASEQLLHPAGETQTTNPGSEEGEKKEEEETTADEESAPVEVSPEESRGAEEEVGAPDAALTSGEELTQETEAATDEASALDQTAVNLTEASEEGSAAEQIEPDTSELTAPETNEQQDETEAPPPTDAVSENPQEEDEKTSKDADLPSPLTPEDQTKTPEEPDSETEKATMEAAEEQVEPEVSIILNIAEEEEAADSCKDAVTPKRKKKRKSKTDVDTPTEDTTPDASSDASLSAKKRKRNKKKPEEEAEEEEEQKEKQQEEEMPQVTPSEKKKKAKKRKMEQDAVEEEGTAVTPSENKIKNKKRKAKAVGGEEESEVTVVVEEEEESLVSPAETTEEKKKKKKKRKVDGQEEVPSEDKPAGGDEETEKEPEATDADSSLLTTGKKKKRLRKKPSLKKRLRIQKQEEVKVTLQKKKEKKQKQIPQAAEETPEAAEQHEDDETPKKKIKMNTDQENNSSKENKPPKKKKKQQQQQKKKGSVTEDESEAVSAELPEVDSSPLPKKKIKKKKKGEEEEETAETPDISAKKKKKNRAKAEPAAEQQTPQARSAKKKSPWKKIFSD, encoded by the exons ATGGCTTCAGAGGAAGACACCGCTTTGCTGTTTCTCATCTTCCAGCACCTGAAGGTGAACGGATACAAGAAAGCTGCCAAGGTGCTGGAGAAACACATTGCTCAG GTGGAAACTCCAGACGAAACCCACAACCTTCATGATATCTACACAGGCTGGATGAA GCTGTGCTCTCTAGCTCAGGATGCCAAGCAGGAGTCCGAAGACGTCGCAACTCTGAAGAAGAACGGCATCAAACCAGAACCTGCCACCAGCGAAGAAGAAGATGTCGCAGATGGCAAACTCAACAACATCCCCGAGGAGAATCACGTGGATGCAAAACCTGCGCCTG AGTCCAAGACAGATGTTGAGGCGTCTGCAGAGTCCGCCTCTGAGCAGCTGCTCcatcctgcaggagaaacacaaacaacaaacccggggagtgaggaaggagaaaagaaagaggaggaggaaacgaCCGCAGACGAAGAG TCGGCTCCAGTTGAAGTGTCTCCTGAGGAATCTCGAGGGGCAGAGGAAGAGGTCGGGGCCCCTGATGCTGCTCTGACCTCCGGAGAGGAGCTGACGCAG GAGACGGAAGCAGCCACAGATGAAGCCTCTGCATTGGACCAGACAGCTGTCAATCTAACTGAGGCCTCAGAAGAAGGCAGCGCTGCAGAG CAGATTGAGCCCGACACATCAGAGCTGACGGCTCCGGAGACCAATGAGCAGCAGGATGAGACTGAAGCCCCGCCCCCTACAG ACGCTGTTTCTGAAAACCCACAAGAGGAAGACGAGAAGACATCTAAG GACGCTGACCTTCCATCCCCACTGACACCTGAAGACCAGACGAAGACCCCCGAGGAACCAGACTCTGAAACCG aaaaggCAACTATGGAGGCAGCAGAGGAGCAGGTAGAACCAGAAGTCTCCATCATCCTCAACAtcgcagaggaagaggaggcggcAGACTCCTGCAAAGACGCTGTAACTccgaagaggaagaagaaaaggaagagcaAAACCGACGTAGACACGCCGACTGAAGATACCACACCCGATGCATCCAGTGACGCTTCTCTGAGTgccaagaagagaaagaggaacaaAAAGAAACCTGAGGAGGAGgccgaggaagaggaggagcagaaggagaaacaacaggaagaggaaatgcCTCAGGTCACGCcatcagagaagaagaagaaggctaagaaaaggaaaatggagCAGGATGCAGTGGAAGAAGAAGGAACTGCCGTCACgccttcagaaaataaaataaaaaataaaaagagaaaagcaaaagctgttggaggagaggaggagagcgaGGTTactgtggtggtggaggaggaggaggagagtctCGTGAGTCCAGCTGAAAcgacagaggagaagaagaagaagaaaaagaagagaaaggtaGACGGTCAAGAGGAGGTGCCATCTGAGGACAAACCAGCAGGGGGCGAtgaagagacagagaaggagcCGGAGGCCACAG ACGCAGACTCCTCTCTGCTCACGACGGGCAAAAAGAAGAAGCGTCTCCGGAAGAAACCGAGTCTGAAGAAGAGGCTGAGGATCCAGAAGCAAGAGGAGGTGAAAGTGACTCTccagaagaaaaaggagaagaa ACAAAAACAGATCCCACAGGCAGCAGAGGAGACGCCTGAAGCAGCCGAACAACATGAAGATGACGaaacaccaaagaagaagatAAAAATGAACACGGATCAAGAAAATAATTcctcaaaggaaaacaaaccaccaaagaagaagaagaagcagcagcagcagcagaagaagaagggatCGGTGACGGAGGATGAAAGCGAGGCGGTGAGCGCTGAGCTTCCTGAAGTCGACTCGTCTCCTCTTCCGAAGAAGAagattaagaagaagaagaagggtgaggaagaagaggagactGCAGAGACCCCCGACATTTCTGCAAAGAAGAAGA AGAAGAACCGAGCAAAGGCAGAGCCGGCTGCAGAGCAACAAACTCCTCAGGCTCGCTCTGCG AAAAAGAAATCCCCTTGGAAGAAGATATTCTCTGATTAA